A part of Clostridia bacterium genomic DNA contains:
- the flgB gene encoding flagellar basal body rod protein FlgB: MNVFGNINSMEKAMDVLSMRNQIINNNIANVDTPGFKRSGVVFEELLDENIMKLKGKVTRDQHIPIGKKGLDQIQPIINKQNKTRMRMDGNNVDIDYEMAELAKNTLQYNSVSTQISRQLRKIKTAITGGR, from the coding sequence ATGAATGTTTTTGGCAATATTAATTCAATGGAAAAAGCTATGGACGTTTTATCGATGAGAAACCAGATAATTAATAATAATATTGCTAACGTTGATACGCCAGGGTTCAAGAGATCAGGAGTTGTTTTTGAGGAGCTGTTAGATGAAAACATAATGAAATTGAAAGGTAAAGTCACTAGAGACCAACATATACCTATAGGGAAAAAGGGATTAGATCAAATTCAACCTATAATTAATAAGCAGAATAAAACAAGGATGAGGATGGATGGAAACAATGTAGATATCGATTATGAGATGGCCGAACTGGCAAAAAACACTCTGCAATATAATTCGGTTTCTACTCAAATATCAAGACAGCTCAGAAAAATAAAAACTGCGATTACAGGAGGTAGATGA
- the codY gene encoding GTP-sensing pleiotropic transcriptional regulator CodY encodes MARTLLEKTRRLNKVLQKAGSKPVVFADLCNILSEELDSNVYIASKNGEILGHSALFPQEIFIQDNVIPKRFNKYLLNIEQTEANITQDKIFIFNREEDLEFSDSIMTVTPINGGSERLGTLLFMKDKGEYDQDDLVLAEYSATVVGMEIIRTKNDEIEENARKKAVVQLAIGTLSYSELEAVEYIFKELDGMEGLLVASKIADRVGITRSVIVNALRKFESAGVIESRSLGMKGTFIRILNDRLLEELEKIKS; translated from the coding sequence ATGGCAAGGACATTGCTAGAAAAGACTAGAAGGTTGAACAAGGTTTTGCAAAAAGCAGGAAGTAAACCTGTTGTTTTTGCTGATCTATGTAATATTTTAAGTGAAGAGCTGGACTCAAATGTATATATAGCCAGTAAAAATGGGGAAATTTTAGGACATTCCGCTCTTTTTCCCCAAGAGATATTTATACAAGATAACGTGATACCAAAGAGATTTAATAAATATCTATTAAATATTGAACAAACCGAGGCAAATATTACACAAGATAAAATCTTTATCTTTAATCGAGAAGAAGATTTAGAATTTTCCGATAGCATTATGACTGTTACGCCAATAAATGGTGGCAGTGAAAGATTGGGTACTTTGCTTTTTATGAAAGATAAAGGGGAATATGACCAAGATGACTTGGTTTTAGCTGAATATAGTGCCACTGTAGTTGGCATGGAGATTATCAGGACAAAGAATGATGAAATAGAAGAAAATGCAAGGAAAAAAGCAGTTGTACAGCTAGCTATTGGTACTTTATCTTATTCTGAATTAGAGGCAGTAGAATATATCTTCAAAGAATTAGATGGTATGGAAGGTCTATTAGTTGCTAGTAAAATAGCAGATAGAGTAGGAATAACAAGATCTGTAATAGTCAATGCATTAAGGAAGTTTGAAAGTGCAGGCGTTATTGAATCAAGATCCCTTGGAATGAAAGGCACATTTATACGTATATTAAATGACAGATTATTAGAAGAACTGGAGAAAATAAAGAGTTAA
- the fliE gene encoding flagellar hook-basal body complex protein FliE encodes MRISDLQQINNFGQTNSLTSNKAENKKSFSETLKNAIYKVDSLQKQADKSNDMLVAKQPENLHNVVIDAEKADIALQLTLQIRNKMVEAYQEIMRMQI; translated from the coding sequence ATGAGGATTAGCGATCTACAACAGATTAATAATTTTGGTCAAACAAATAGTCTTACATCTAACAAAGCGGAAAACAAGAAAAGTTTTTCTGAAACATTAAAAAATGCAATTTATAAAGTGGATAGCCTTCAAAAACAAGCGGATAAATCAAATGACATGCTCGTTGCAAAACAGCCTGAAAATCTTCACAATGTTGTTATTGATGCTGAAAAAGCCGATATTGCTCTTCAATTGACGCTTCAGATAAGGAATAAAATGGTGGAGGCTTATCAGGAGATAATGAGAATGCAAATTTAG
- the flgC gene encoding flagellar basal body rod protein FlgC — protein MGYLDSLDISASGLTAQRLRMDVISKNIANMNTTRTETGDPYRRKTVVFAEQKDSDSFKNVLGNAVDKAGGGVKVTGIIEDTSPYKRVYNPEHPDADQEGYVNMPNINIIEEMVNMISATRSYEANITCFNSSKSMLIRALDIGKL, from the coding sequence ATGGGTTATCTTGATTCTTTAGATATAAGTGCTAGCGGCTTAACTGCACAGAGGTTAAGGATGGATGTGATATCTAAAAATATCGCTAATATGAATACCACACGAACTGAAACTGGAGATCCTTACAGAAGAAAGACTGTTGTTTTCGCAGAGCAGAAAGACTCTGATTCATTCAAAAATGTATTAGGTAATGCGGTGGACAAAGCAGGGGGAGGGGTAAAGGTGACTGGAATCATAGAAGATACTAGTCCTTATAAAAGAGTATATAACCCTGAACATCCCGATGCTGACCAGGAAGGATATGTAAACATGCCCAATATAAATATAATAGAAGAAATGGTAAATATGATCTCTGCCACTAGATCATACGAAGCCAATATTACTTGTTTTAATTCATCAAAAAGCATGTTAATTCGTGCACTGGACATTGGAAAACTATAG